The following proteins come from a genomic window of Proteinivorax hydrogeniformans:
- the rplK gene encoding 50S ribosomal protein L11 has translation MAKKVIDLVKLQIPAGKATPAPPVGPALGQAGINIMAFCKDFNERTSSQAGMIIPVEITVFEDRSFSFITKTPPAAILLKKAAGIDKASGEPNKVKVAKVKRAQLEEIAELKKADLNAADLDAAVRMIEGTARSMGIEVE, from the coding sequence ATGGCTAAAAAGGTAATTGACTTAGTGAAACTTCAGATTCCTGCTGGCAAGGCTACACCGGCACCACCTGTAGGTCCAGCCTTAGGTCAAGCAGGCATTAACATAATGGCTTTTTGTAAAGACTTTAACGAGAGAACTAGCTCTCAAGCGGGTATGATAATACCGGTAGAAATAACAGTATTTGAAGACCGTTCTTTTTCTTTCATCACCAAGACGCCACCAGCTGCAATCTTATTGAAAAAAGCTGCTGGTATCGATAAAGCTTCCGGCGAGCCAAACAAAGTAAAGGTTGCTAAGGTGAAAAGAGCGCAATTAGAAGAAATTGCTGAACTTAAAAAAGCAGACCTAAATGCTGCTGATCTAGATGCAGCGGTAAGAATGATTGAAGGTACCGCTCGCAGCATGGGAATTGAAGTAGAATAA
- the rplA gene encoding 50S ribosomal protein L1 — MAKQGKRIAEVSKKVNREEYYSTAEALELVTQTASAKFDETVEAAFRLGVNPKHADQQIRGALVLPHGTGKEVKVLVFAKGDKAAEAEKAGADFVGAEDLAEKIQGGWMDFDVAVATPDMMGVVGRLGRVLGPKGLMPNPKTGTVTMDVAKAIEEIKAGKIEYRVEKNGIIHAPIGKVSFGVEKLKENFNTLLDTIIKAKPATAKGIYLKSITVSSTMGPGVKVSQQKASSFE; from the coding sequence ATGGCAAAGCAAGGTAAACGAATAGCTGAGGTTTCAAAAAAAGTAAACAGAGAAGAATATTACAGCACAGCTGAAGCCTTAGAACTAGTAACTCAAACAGCTTCTGCTAAGTTCGATGAAACTGTTGAAGCGGCATTTAGACTTGGGGTTAACCCAAAACATGCTGACCAACAAATTAGAGGTGCTCTAGTTTTACCTCATGGAACTGGTAAAGAGGTTAAAGTACTAGTTTTTGCTAAAGGCGACAAAGCGGCAGAAGCTGAAAAAGCAGGTGCTGACTTTGTGGGAGCTGAAGATCTAGCTGAAAAAATACAAGGTGGCTGGATGGACTTTGATGTAGCAGTAGCCACTCCGGACATGATGGGTGTTGTTGGACGTTTAGGTAGAGTTCTTGGACCGAAAGGTTTAATGCCTAACCCTAAGACTGGCACAGTAACTATGGATGTTGCAAAGGCTATTGAGGAAATTAAAGCTGGTAAAATCGAGTACCGTGTTGAAAAAAATGGAATTATCCATGCTCCAATTGGCAAAGTATCTTTTGGTGTTGAAAAACTAAAAGAAAACTTTAACACATTGCTAGATACGATTATAAAAGCTAAACCGGCAACGGCTAAAGGAATCTACCTAAAGTCTATAACCGTATCATCTACAATGGGTCCTGGAGTCAAGGTTAGCCAGCAAAAAGCATCATCTTTTGAATAA
- the rplJ gene encoding 50S ribosomal protein L10, translating to MGVREDKVQVVEELKEKFSSAQGTIIADYRGLDVSAVTDLRAKLREAGVEYKVVKNTLAKLAVKDTSYESVKEHLQGPTAIAFSENDPVAPAKIIHEFAKENEALEIKAGILEGEVIDFNGVKALAELPSREQLLAQAVAALQSPITGFVNVMQANTRDFVNVLDAVKSKKEQEA from the coding sequence GTGGGAGTACGTGAAGATAAAGTTCAAGTAGTAGAGGAGCTTAAAGAGAAGTTTTCCTCTGCTCAAGGTACTATCATTGCCGACTACAGAGGGTTAGATGTTTCTGCTGTAACTGACCTAAGAGCAAAGCTTCGTGAGGCTGGTGTGGAATACAAAGTTGTAAAAAACACCTTAGCTAAGCTTGCAGTAAAAGATACAAGCTACGAATCTGTTAAAGAACACCTACAAGGTCCGACTGCTATCGCATTTAGTGAGAACGACCCTGTAGCTCCGGCAAAAATCATTCATGAATTTGCCAAAGAAAACGAAGCTTTAGAAATTAAAGCTGGGATTTTAGAAGGCGAAGTTATTGACTTTAATGGTGTTAAAGCGCTAGCTGAGCTACCATCAAGAGAGCAACTACTTGCTCAAGCGGTTGCTGCACTACAGAGTCCTATCACTGGTTTCGTAAACGTGATGCAAGCAAACACAAGAGACTTTGTGAATGTTCTTGATGCTGTAAAAAGTAAAAAAGAGCAAGAAGCGTAA
- the rplL gene encoding 50S ribosomal protein L7/L12, with product MSKVQEVMDIVKEMTVLELSELVKACEEEFGVSAAAPVAMAAAPAAGGEAAEAEQTEFDVILSSAGDKKVQVIKAVREITGLGLKEAKALVDGAPKPLKEKVSKEDAEEVKEKITAAGGTAEVK from the coding sequence ATGTCTAAAGTTCAAGAAGTAATGGATATTGTAAAAGAAATGACTGTTTTAGAACTATCTGAGTTAGTTAAAGCTTGTGAAGAGGAGTTTGGTGTTTCTGCTGCTGCACCTGTAGCTATGGCTGCTGCTCCAGCTGCTGGTGGCGAAGCTGCTGAAGCTGAGCAAACTGAGTTTGACGTAATTTTAAGCTCTGCAGGTGACAAAAAAGTTCAAGTAATCAAGGCTGTTAGAGAAATCACAGGTCTTGGCCTAAAAGAAGCTAAAGCTCTAGTTGACGGTGCTCCTAAACCTCTTAAAGAAAAAGTATCTAAAGAAGATGCTGAAGAAGTTAAAGAAAAAATCACCGCTGCTGGTGGTACTGCAGAAGTTAAGTAA
- the rpoB gene encoding DNA-directed RNA polymerase subunit beta yields the protein MVKPVQSGKRIRHTFSKIEEPIDFPNLIEVQKGSYNWFLEEGLNEMFKDISPIQDFTGNLSLEFTGYQLGEPKQPVEECKERDSTYSAPLRVQVRLISQETGEVKEQSVFMGDFPLMTENGTFIINGSERVIVSQLVRSPGVYFNTRKDTSGRDLFTGVIIPNRGAWLEFETDANEILYVRVDRTRKLPATVLLRALGFGTNEEIIGIFGDDKRIKNTLDKDHTDSFESGLLEVYKRLRPGEPANVENAKQLLESLFFDARRYDFAHVGRYKVNKKLDPKWRMLNRKLAEPIVTEDGEILTNGGEVLTEEVIDKLISSGNMPSVVKIFNNEGEVVPIINNLNQEDGILHVTKEDIIASVGYLLNLMDSVGYTDDIDHLGNRRLRCVGELLQNQFRIGLSRMERVVRERMTIQDVDAITPQALINIRPVIASIKEFFGSSQLSQFMDQHNPLAELTHKRRLSALGPGGLSRDRAGFEVRDVHHSHYGRMCPIETPEGPNIGLIGSLSTYGKVNRYGFIETPYRKVDKEKGRVTDEIVYLTADDEDQYSIAQANAPLDDDGYFTNETVTIRYRHEIITKHPTQVDYMDVSPKQVFSVATTLIPFLENDDANRALMGANMQKQAVPLLKPEAPLVGTGMEHRAAKDSGVVVSAVTGGEVVDVTAAYIKIKREDFSDTKDREISGVSKEIFPKDSYNGIDTYTLTKFKRSNQGMSLNQRPVVTLGEKVQTGDVIADGASADKGELALGKNVLVAFMTWEGYNYEDAILLSEKLVKEDVYTSVHIEQYESEARDTKLGPEEITREIPNVGDDALKNLDERGIIMVGAEVRPGDILVGKVTPKGETELTAEERLLRAIFGEKAREVRDTSLRVPHGQAGRIVDVKVFSREEGDELPPGVNQLVRVYIAQKRKISEGDKMAGRHGNKGVIARILPEEDMPFLEDGTSVDIVLNPLGVPSRMNIGQVLETHLGWAAKSLGMHMATPVFDGASEIDVFEKLEEAGLPQNGKTTLLDGRTGEPMENKVTVGYVYMLKLAHLVDDKIHARSTGPYSLVTQQPLGGKAQFGGQRFGEMEVWALEAYGASHILQEILTVKSDDVVGRVKTYEAIVKGENIPEPGVPESFKVLIKELQSLGMDVKVLGNEEEEVEIKEGEDDEPVELDVNLEGSEDSPKPQLPKKEDLDESSQEMEEIGKPEDSDESDEGF from the coding sequence ATGGTAAAACCCGTACAATCTGGAAAAAGGATAAGGCATACCTTTTCCAAAATCGAAGAGCCCATCGATTTTCCAAATTTAATTGAGGTTCAAAAAGGCTCATATAACTGGTTTCTAGAAGAAGGTTTAAATGAAATGTTTAAAGACATTTCCCCCATCCAAGATTTCACAGGAAACCTTTCTTTAGAATTTACCGGATACCAGTTGGGCGAACCTAAGCAACCTGTAGAGGAGTGTAAGGAGAGGGATTCTACATATTCCGCACCACTTAGAGTTCAGGTTAGGCTTATCAGTCAAGAGACCGGAGAAGTAAAGGAACAAAGTGTATTTATGGGAGACTTCCCGCTGATGACAGAAAATGGAACATTCATCATCAATGGCTCAGAGAGAGTTATAGTCAGCCAGCTAGTTAGATCTCCAGGTGTTTACTTTAACACTCGAAAAGACACTTCAGGAAGAGACTTATTTACTGGCGTAATTATCCCAAACCGTGGCGCGTGGCTGGAGTTTGAGACAGATGCAAACGAGATTCTGTACGTTAGAGTTGACAGAACCAGAAAGCTTCCTGCCACAGTTCTACTAAGAGCGTTAGGGTTTGGAACTAATGAAGAGATAATAGGCATTTTTGGTGATGACAAAAGAATAAAAAATACCTTAGACAAAGATCACACCGACTCGTTTGAGTCTGGGTTACTAGAAGTTTATAAAAGACTAAGACCAGGGGAACCAGCTAACGTTGAAAATGCAAAACAGTTGTTAGAGTCCCTGTTTTTTGATGCGCGTCGTTATGACTTTGCTCACGTTGGTAGATATAAAGTTAACAAAAAGCTAGATCCAAAATGGAGAATGCTTAATAGAAAACTAGCAGAACCTATTGTTACAGAAGATGGAGAAATTCTAACTAACGGTGGAGAAGTTCTAACTGAAGAAGTTATAGACAAATTGATTTCAAGCGGTAACATGCCTTCGGTTGTTAAAATATTTAACAATGAGGGGGAAGTAGTTCCTATAATCAACAACCTAAATCAAGAAGATGGGATACTTCATGTTACTAAAGAAGATATTATAGCTTCTGTCGGCTACCTTCTTAATCTCATGGATTCTGTAGGATATACTGATGATATTGACCACTTAGGAAACAGAAGATTAAGGTGTGTAGGTGAGCTTTTACAAAATCAGTTTAGAATTGGTCTTTCAAGAATGGAAAGAGTAGTTAGAGAGAGAATGACTATACAAGACGTAGATGCTATTACACCACAGGCACTAATCAATATCAGGCCGGTTATAGCTTCTATAAAAGAGTTCTTTGGATCAAGTCAGCTGTCACAATTTATGGATCAGCACAACCCTCTTGCCGAACTTACTCACAAGCGTAGGCTTAGTGCTTTAGGTCCTGGTGGACTTTCTAGGGATAGAGCTGGTTTTGAGGTTCGAGACGTACACCATTCGCATTATGGTAGAATGTGCCCTATTGAAACGCCAGAAGGTCCCAATATCGGACTTATTGGCTCGTTAAGTACTTATGGCAAGGTAAATAGATATGGCTTTATCGAAACTCCATATAGAAAAGTGGATAAAGAAAAAGGGAGAGTAACTGATGAGATAGTTTACCTAACTGCCGATGATGAGGACCAATACTCAATCGCTCAGGCAAACGCTCCCCTCGACGATGACGGTTATTTCACAAACGAAACAGTAACAATCCGCTACCGCCATGAAATTATCACCAAGCATCCAACCCAAGTGGATTACATGGATGTTTCTCCAAAACAGGTATTCAGTGTGGCTACAACCTTAATACCATTTTTGGAAAATGACGATGCCAACCGTGCCCTTATGGGTGCTAACATGCAGAAGCAAGCAGTGCCTCTATTAAAACCAGAAGCTCCTCTTGTAGGAACAGGTATGGAACATAGAGCTGCAAAAGATTCTGGAGTTGTAGTTAGTGCCGTTACAGGCGGTGAGGTAGTTGATGTTACAGCTGCTTATATAAAGATTAAACGTGAGGACTTTTCAGACACAAAAGACAGAGAAATAAGTGGCGTAAGTAAAGAGATTTTCCCAAAAGATAGCTATAACGGTATAGATACCTATACCCTAACAAAGTTTAAGCGCTCCAACCAAGGGATGTCGCTAAACCAGCGGCCTGTTGTTACCTTAGGTGAAAAAGTTCAGACAGGAGATGTCATTGCTGATGGTGCTTCTGCTGACAAAGGTGAGCTTGCCCTAGGTAAAAATGTGCTAGTAGCCTTTATGACTTGGGAAGGTTATAACTATGAGGATGCCATTTTACTTAGCGAAAAACTTGTTAAAGAGGATGTATATACCTCGGTTCATATAGAGCAATACGAATCTGAAGCAAGAGATACCAAGCTAGGGCCTGAAGAAATCACTCGTGAGATTCCTAATGTCGGCGACGATGCTTTAAAGAATTTAGATGAGAGAGGAATCATTATGGTGGGAGCAGAGGTTCGCCCTGGCGACATCTTAGTGGGTAAAGTAACTCCAAAGGGAGAAACCGAGCTTACCGCAGAGGAAAGGTTATTACGTGCCATCTTTGGTGAGAAAGCCCGCGAGGTAAGAGACACATCGCTAAGAGTTCCACATGGTCAAGCAGGCAGGATCGTTGACGTAAAGGTATTTAGCAGAGAAGAGGGGGATGAGCTTCCTCCAGGAGTTAATCAGCTAGTTAGGGTCTATATAGCACAAAAAAGGAAGATTTCTGAAGGAGATAAGATGGCGGGGCGTCATGGTAACAAAGGTGTTATCGCCAGAATATTACCTGAAGAAGACATGCCATTTTTAGAAGATGGTACATCGGTGGATATTGTGCTTAACCCGCTAGGCGTTCCGTCCCGTATGAATATAGGTCAGGTTTTAGAAACCCACTTAGGTTGGGCGGCAAAAAGCCTAGGAATGCACATGGCCACACCAGTTTTTGATGGGGCATCAGAGATTGATGTTTTTGAAAAATTAGAAGAAGCAGGACTGCCGCAAAACGGAAAAACAACCCTATTAGATGGTAGAACTGGTGAGCCTATGGAAAATAAGGTTACTGTCGGTTATGTCTATATGCTTAAACTTGCTCACTTAGTAGACGATAAAATCCATGCTCGTTCAACAGGACCATACTCTCTGGTAACCCAACAGCCATTAGGTGGTAAGGCGCAGTTTGGTGGTCAAAGGTTTGGTGAGATGGAGGTTTGGGCTTTGGAGGCTTATGGAGCTTCTCACATACTACAAGAGATACTGACAGTTAAGTCAGATGATGTTGTAGGAAGGGTTAAAACCTATGAGGCCATAGTCAAAGGAGAAAACATTCCAGAACCAGGTGTGCCTGAATCATTTAAGGTATTGATTAAGGAACTTCAAAGTTTAGGTATGGACGTAAAAGTTCTTGGCAATGAAGAAGAAGAGGTAGAAATCAAAGAGGGAGAAGATGACGAGCCTGTAGAACTAGATGTTAATCTTGAAGGTTCGGAGGACAGTCCCAAACCGCAGTTGCCTAAAAAAGAAGATTTAGACGAAAGCAGCCAAGAAATGGAAGAGATTGGCAAACCAGAAGATTCTGATGAAAGTGATGAAGGATTTTAA
- the rpoC gene encoding DNA-directed RNA polymerase subunit beta': MLDVNNFDSLKIGLASLEQIRTWSRGPVNKPETINYRTLKPEREGLFCEKIFGPQRDWECNCGKYKRIRYKGVVCDRCGVEVTRAKVRRDRMGHIELAAPVSHIWYFKGIPSRMGLLLDMSPRALEKVLYFAAYIVLDPGETGLTKKQLLTENEYRENYEKYSHLFKEGKGFKAAMGAEAVQVLLKEMNLDNLAKELRAELKNATGQRKIRAIRRLEVVESFKASDNQPEWMILEAIPVLPPDLRPMVQLDGGRFATADLNDLYRRVINRNNRLKRLAELHAPDIIVRNEKRMLQEAVDALIDNGRRGRPVTGPGNRPLKSLSDMLKGKQGRFRQNLLGKRVDYSGRSVIVVGPELKMYQCGLPKEMALELFKPFVMRRLFKSGHVQNIKTAKKKVEKADPIVWDVLEQVIKQHPVLLNRAPTLHRLGIQAFEPVLVEGRAIKIHPLVCPAYNADFDGDQMAVHVPLSSEAQAEARILMLAAHNILNPKDGKPVATPTQDMVLGCYYLTIENAGEKGEGKVFGNPDEVSMAYQNGAVSLHSRIALRASSLGNKAVLGSGDDEIKKGFLLTTPGRILFNEIFPEDFPFINRPTLENSVTGEDYISEAGANLSELIKSKGEVGGTKKGFLGALIGECFRKYGTVKTSEILDDVKSLGFKYSTRAGITMAVADVIIPPQKKGIMDWAEGEVQKIDRNFRRGFVSEEERYNRVIEVWGKAKDNITKSLMDNMDKMNPINMMAGSGARGNVSQITQLAGMRGLMADPTGHIIELPIKANFREGLTVLEYFISTHGARKGLADTALKTADSGYLTRRLVDVSQDVIVRDEDCETFDGITVKEITEGNDPIETLEERLIGRHSSIDIVTPDGEVLAKAGQYIDEKMAKEITAHGVIISPSSGTIKLTSTSIVVEGDDGSTHSFERPEGVKMYVANGNRVKEGEKLCATFDSVKIRSVLTCSTRHGVCVKCYGKDLATGGRVRPGEAVGIIAAQSIGEPGTQLTMRTFHTGGVAGDDITQGLPRIEELFEARKPKGQAIIAEEAGLVKIVESKNKREIELTKENGEQVLYTVPYGARLKIKDGLHVDAGDELTEGSVNPHDLLKIKGVAGVQAYLTQEVQKVYRLQGVEISDKHIEVIVKQMLRKVKVEEAGDTSLLPGTLVDVFELTETNEKITSEGLEPAKAQPVLLGITKASLATDSFLSAASFQETTRVLTEASIKGKTDPLLGLKENVIIGKLIPAGTGMTRYANVKPKTHEEDAEVVDSL; this comes from the coding sequence TTGTTGGATGTAAACAATTTTGATTCATTAAAAATTGGCTTAGCTTCGCTAGAGCAAATCCGAACATGGTCAAGGGGTCCTGTCAACAAGCCGGAGACTATAAATTACCGTACACTTAAGCCAGAGCGTGAAGGACTGTTCTGTGAGAAAATCTTTGGGCCACAGCGTGACTGGGAATGTAACTGTGGTAAATACAAACGAATTCGCTACAAAGGTGTAGTTTGTGATCGTTGTGGTGTAGAAGTGACACGGGCAAAAGTGCGAAGAGATAGAATGGGGCATATTGAACTTGCTGCTCCTGTATCCCACATTTGGTATTTTAAAGGAATCCCAAGTAGAATGGGGCTGTTATTAGACATGTCTCCTCGTGCGCTAGAAAAGGTTTTATACTTTGCTGCGTATATCGTTTTAGATCCAGGCGAAACAGGTCTTACCAAAAAACAGCTACTTACAGAAAATGAGTACAGAGAAAACTACGAAAAGTATAGCCATTTGTTTAAAGAAGGTAAAGGTTTTAAGGCGGCAATGGGTGCTGAAGCCGTACAAGTCCTTCTTAAGGAGATGAACCTTGATAACCTAGCTAAAGAGCTGAGAGCTGAGCTTAAAAATGCAACCGGTCAACGTAAAATCAGAGCTATCAGAAGGCTTGAAGTAGTGGAATCCTTTAAAGCATCCGACAATCAACCAGAGTGGATGATTTTAGAGGCAATTCCTGTGCTTCCTCCAGATTTAAGGCCGATGGTGCAATTAGATGGTGGTAGGTTTGCCACAGCAGACTTAAACGACCTATACCGTCGAGTCATAAACAGAAACAACAGGCTTAAAAGACTAGCGGAACTACACGCTCCCGATATTATAGTGCGTAACGAAAAAAGAATGCTTCAGGAGGCAGTGGATGCCCTTATAGATAACGGTAGAAGAGGAAGGCCTGTCACAGGACCTGGAAACAGACCTCTTAAATCTTTAAGTGACATGTTGAAAGGTAAACAAGGAAGGTTTAGACAAAACCTACTAGGTAAGCGTGTTGACTATTCTGGACGTTCTGTTATCGTTGTAGGACCGGAGCTGAAAATGTATCAGTGTGGCCTTCCAAAGGAAATGGCCCTAGAACTCTTTAAACCATTTGTTATGAGAAGGTTGTTTAAAAGCGGTCATGTACAAAACATAAAAACAGCTAAAAAGAAGGTCGAAAAAGCAGATCCAATAGTTTGGGACGTTCTTGAACAAGTTATCAAGCAACATCCTGTGCTGTTAAACCGTGCTCCTACGCTGCATAGACTTGGAATCCAAGCATTCGAGCCGGTATTAGTTGAAGGTAGAGCTATTAAAATTCACCCTCTTGTTTGTCCAGCGTATAATGCGGACTTTGATGGTGACCAAATGGCTGTCCATGTACCGTTGTCTTCAGAGGCTCAAGCAGAAGCGAGAATTCTGATGCTTGCTGCCCATAACATTTTAAATCCTAAAGATGGGAAACCTGTGGCAACTCCTACCCAAGATATGGTATTAGGATGCTACTATCTAACAATTGAAAATGCTGGAGAAAAAGGTGAGGGCAAAGTGTTTGGTAACCCTGACGAAGTTTCGATGGCATACCAAAACGGTGCTGTATCACTTCACTCTAGAATTGCGTTAAGAGCTAGCAGCCTTGGCAATAAGGCGGTTTTAGGATCCGGTGATGATGAGATTAAAAAAGGATTCTTGTTAACAACACCCGGTAGAATACTATTTAACGAAATATTCCCTGAAGACTTTCCATTTATAAACAGGCCTACTCTAGAAAATTCTGTAACCGGTGAGGATTATATTTCTGAAGCTGGTGCTAACCTTTCTGAGCTTATAAAAAGTAAAGGCGAGGTTGGAGGAACAAAGAAAGGATTTTTAGGAGCGCTTATAGGCGAATGTTTCCGCAAGTATGGAACAGTTAAAACTTCAGAAATTCTAGATGACGTTAAAAGCCTTGGCTTCAAATACTCCACTAGAGCAGGAATAACAATGGCTGTAGCTGATGTTATCATTCCACCTCAGAAAAAAGGCATCATGGATTGGGCTGAAGGTGAAGTTCAAAAAATTGATCGCAACTTCCGTAGAGGTTTTGTAAGTGAAGAGGAACGTTACAACAGAGTTATCGAGGTGTGGGGTAAAGCTAAGGACAATATCACAAAGTCCCTTATGGATAATATGGATAAAATGAACCCTATCAACATGATGGCCGGTTCAGGTGCTAGAGGTAACGTATCACAGATTACCCAGCTAGCCGGTATGCGTGGTTTGATGGCAGACCCGACAGGTCATATTATTGAGTTGCCAATTAAAGCAAACTTTAGGGAAGGTCTAACAGTTTTAGAGTACTTTATCTCCACTCACGGTGCTAGAAAAGGTCTTGCGGACACCGCCTTAAAAACAGCGGACTCAGGTTACCTAACAAGAAGACTAGTTGATGTATCTCAGGATGTTATAGTCAGAGATGAAGACTGTGAAACCTTTGATGGAATAACTGTTAAAGAAATAACAGAGGGTAATGATCCTATTGAAACCTTAGAAGAAAGGTTGATAGGGCGTCACTCATCTATCGATATTGTAACACCAGATGGAGAAGTTTTAGCAAAAGCCGGTCAGTATATAGACGAAAAAATGGCTAAAGAAATAACCGCACATGGTGTAATAATTTCCCCATCTAGTGGCACCATAAAACTTACTTCTACCTCAATAGTTGTAGAAGGTGATGACGGAAGCACTCATTCCTTTGAGCGCCCTGAAGGTGTCAAAATGTATGTAGCTAATGGAAACAGAGTAAAGGAAGGCGAAAAACTTTGTGCCACCTTTGATTCTGTGAAAATAAGGTCTGTTCTGACATGTAGCACTAGACATGGAGTATGTGTAAAATGTTATGGTAAAGACCTAGCTACAGGTGGCCGAGTAAGGCCGGGTGAGGCTGTAGGTATTATAGCAGCTCAATCTATCGGTGAGCCAGGTACGCAGCTAACCATGAGGACGTTCCATACCGGTGGTGTTGCAGGAGATGATATCACCCAGGGTCTTCCGAGGATTGAAGAGCTATTTGAAGCCAGAAAACCAAAAGGTCAGGCTATAATAGCTGAAGAGGCTGGCCTTGTGAAAATTGTTGAAAGCAAAAACAAAAGAGAAATCGAGCTAACAAAAGAGAACGGCGAACAAGTACTATACACTGTTCCTTACGGAGCTCGTTTAAAAATCAAAGACGGCCTACATGTTGATGCAGGCGATGAACTAACAGAAGGGTCTGTAAACCCACACGACTTGCTTAAAATTAAAGGAGTAGCCGGTGTTCAGGCTTACCTAACTCAGGAAGTTCAAAAGGTATACCGCCTTCAAGGTGTGGAAATTTCTGACAAGCACATAGAAGTTATTGTCAAGCAGATGCTACGTAAAGTTAAAGTAGAGGAAGCGGGGGATACAAGCCTGCTACCGGGAACCTTAGTTGACGTCTTTGAACTTACAGAAACCAACGAAAAGATCACATCTGAAGGGCTAGAACCAGCTAAAGCTCAGCCCGTTCTTTTAGGAATTACAAAAGCTTCGCTAGCTACCGATTCATTCCTATCAGCAGCCTCTTTCCAAGAAACAACTAGAGTACTAACAGAGGCATCTATTAAAGGAAAGACTGACCCTCTATTAGGACTTAAAGAAAATGTTATTATCGGAAAGCTAATACCTGCAGGTACTGGGATGACAAGGTATGCTAATGTTAAGCCTAAAACCCACGAAGAAGATGCAGAGGTAGTTGACAGTTTATAG
- a CDS encoding ribosomal L7Ae/L30e/S12e/Gadd45 family protein: MTLDDLSTAKSRVVGFKQTKLALESGEAKTVYVAKDAEKHVTDPILQLCKHRGAKLCFVDSMIMLGKSCGIQVRAATAAIIEE; this comes from the coding sequence ATGACTTTAGACGACCTATCAACCGCAAAATCAAGGGTGGTTGGCTTTAAGCAGACCAAACTTGCTTTAGAAAGCGGTGAGGCCAAAACAGTTTATGTTGCTAAAGACGCGGAAAAACACGTCACCGACCCCATACTGCAACTTTGTAAACATAGAGGTGCCAAGTTATGCTTTGTAGACAGCATGATAATGCTGGGTAAAAGTTGTGGAATTCAAGTTAGGGCAGCAACTGCAGCGATTATAGAAGAGTAA
- the rpsL gene encoding 30S ribosomal protein S12 — protein sequence MPTISQLVRRGRKEVVKKSTAPALEDSPQKRGVCTRVSTLTPKKPNSALRKVARVRLTNGTEVTAYIPGIGHNLQEHSVVLVRGGRVKDLPGVRYHIVRGSLDTAGVQDRGQGRSKYGTKRPKDKK from the coding sequence ATGCCAACAATTAGCCAATTAGTTCGTAGAGGCAGAAAGGAAGTTGTTAAAAAATCAACTGCTCCTGCCCTGGAAGATTCACCTCAAAAAAGAGGGGTGTGCACCAGAGTTTCAACGCTAACTCCTAAAAAGCCAAACTCTGCTTTGAGAAAGGTTGCTAGGGTTAGACTTACAAATGGTACTGAGGTTACAGCGTATATTCCTGGTATCGGCCACAACCTACAAGAACACTCCGTTGTACTTGTTAGAGGTGGTAGAGTAAAAGACTTACCTGGTGTGCGTTATCATATAGTTCGTGGTTCTTTAGACACCGCAGGTGTACAAGATAGAGGCCAAGGACGCTCTAAGTATGGTACTAAAAGACCAAAAGATAAAAAATAA
- the rpsG gene encoding 30S ribosomal protein S7, translated as MPRKGPVPKRDILPDPVYGSQLVSRFINKIMLDGKRGVAQNIMYGALDRIKENTGKDPLEVLEEAMNNVMPVLEVKSRRVGGSNYQVPVEVRPERRRTLGIRWIVEYSRKRGEKTMMERLSSELMDAANSMGGSVKKREDVHKMAEANKAFAHYRW; from the coding sequence ATGCCTAGAAAGGGACCGGTGCCCAAAAGAGATATCCTACCTGATCCAGTTTACGGTAGTCAACTAGTATCTCGTTTTATCAACAAAATCATGTTGGACGGAAAAAGAGGCGTTGCTCAAAACATTATGTACGGCGCTTTGGATAGAATAAAAGAAAACACTGGCAAAGATCCACTAGAAGTTTTAGAGGAAGCTATGAATAACGTAATGCCTGTTTTAGAAGTAAAATCTCGTCGTGTCGGTGGTTCAAACTACCAAGTTCCTGTGGAAGTTAGACCCGAGCGTAGACGTACTTTAGGAATCCGTTGGATTGTAGAGTACTCTAGAAAACGTGGCGAAAAAACAATGATGGAAAGACTATCTTCTGAGCTTATGGACGCTGCTAACAGCATGGGAGGTTCAGTTAAAAAGAGAGAAGATGTTCACAAAATGGCAGAAGCAAACAAAGCATTTGCCCATTATCGTTGGTAA